One genomic window of Priestia filamentosa includes the following:
- the rpoE gene encoding DNA-directed RNA polymerase subunit delta, which produces MSILGLNQYTQEELRETAMIELAFEIMSDSKEPKAFSFHDLVEEIQKKVGLSEAEVRQRIAQFYTDLNIDGRFVTLGDNHWGLRSWYPVDQSEEDLVATVKTKKRKAKRYAKEDLDEYEDADDDYEEYNDVDSLEEDYEELDDEEDYDDMLEEEDYDLDDEELDDEDLDDEELEYEELDEDEKL; this is translated from the coding sequence GTGTCTATTTTGGGTCTAAACCAATATACTCAAGAAGAACTACGCGAAACGGCAATGATCGAGTTAGCGTTTGAAATTATGTCAGATAGCAAAGAACCAAAAGCATTTTCTTTTCACGATTTAGTGGAAGAAATTCAAAAAAAAGTGGGTCTTTCAGAAGCAGAAGTGCGTCAGCGTATTGCTCAATTTTATACAGATTTAAACATTGATGGTCGTTTTGTTACACTTGGGGACAACCACTGGGGACTGCGCAGCTGGTATCCTGTTGATCAGTCAGAAGAAGATCTTGTTGCAACAGTAAAAACAAAGAAAAGAAAAGCAAAAAGATATGCTAAAGAAGATCTTGATGAATATGAAGATGCTGATGATGACTACGAAGAGTACAATGATGTAGATAGTCTTGAAGAAGATTATGAAGAACTAGATGATGAAGAAGATTATGATGATATGCTGGAAGAAGAAGATTATGATCTAGATGATGAAGAACTAGATGATGAAGATTTAGACGATGAAGAATTAGAGTATGAAGAGCTTGATGAGGATGAAAAATTATAA